The sequence CTTGATATCATTTTCAAGCACAACATGCGGAACATAACCGGGATATTTCTTCACCACGGTCCCCTGACTATTCACCAGAAAAGAAGTAGGGATCCCCACAACACCACCAAAATCACGGGCTGTCGATCTGTCCGCCATGAGTACGGGATAATTTATAGAGCGTTTTTCAACTAATTTCTTAACCGCCTTCGGTCCGCCTTCATCTACCGAGAGGGCAACAACTGAAAAGCCGTTAGCTCTGTATTTTTCATGGAGACGGATCAGGTCAGGAACTTCCTGCATACAGGGAGGACACCAGGTGGCAAAAAAGGTCACCAAAAGGGTCTTGCCTGAAAAAAGTTTACTATTAACAGCATCACCTGTCACCACATCGGAAAGAACGAAGGAAGGCATTTTTGATGCCGCAGCGGCTGGTTGGACAAAGAGCATCAGCACAAGAACAGTTGCAAAAAACACCCCCGCGCAACGGGAATAGCAATTTCGTTTCATAAAAAATCCTTTTTAACGGTTGAAGATTTCTTAAACAGAATCAAACACAGATTAATATAGTATTTGCTATATG comes from Desulfocapsa sulfexigens DSM 10523 and encodes:
- a CDS encoding TlpA family protein disulfide reductase codes for the protein MKRNCYSRCAGVFFATVLVLMLFVQPAAAASKMPSFVLSDVVTGDAVNSKLFSGKTLLVTFFATWCPPCMQEVPDLIRLHEKYRANGFSVVALSVDEGGPKAVKKLVEKRSINYPVLMADRSTARDFGGVVGIPTSFLVNSQGTVVKKYPGYVPHVVLENDIKSIMN